Proteins from one Oscillatoria nigro-viridis PCC 7112 genomic window:
- a CDS encoding DUF7948 domain-containing protein — protein sequence MSSQNQQASYGQIPLSFIANAGQTDPNVKFQVKGAGHSIFFSPNEIAFVAFQQPNEPGNQATNSSIVRSSLANSNPNPTISGLEQLPGVANFLLGEDSSQWQTNVPTFNGVVYQNVYQGIDRVFKGTEGQLKSEFLVAPFADPSQIKMNYSGVNDIRLRDDGALILETPLGELIDNAPIVYQDINGQRVNVPAAYNLLGNGQVNFSLGNFDPSQPLVIDPVLAYSTYLGGSGNENANRITVDSTGAAYIIGTTFNNFPTTPGAFQTTPGGQSDIWVTKVNPEGTALVYSTYIGGPNNDEGFDIAVDSQGNAYLTGPVNPGYPTTAGSFKPTADITSAAVTKLNAAGNSLVYSTFLGGSAIANGGTFFGASGSSLGNGIKVDSSGNAYVVGPTYGGFPTTDTASQFNYGGGLDGFLAKVNPTGSALVYSTYLGGSGTDDAKAIALDNSGNVWATGNTDSTNFPLNSANDTLTGGVEAFVSRFNVDGALTYSTYLGGSGEDKGNDIAVDSSGNAYIVGNTSSIDFIVSADVPIAPKIINTPIQAANAGGAKDAFVLKIRANNSLAYSTYLGGSGDENGDRITVDSAGNAYVTGNTTSTNFPTKNAIQSISGGGQDAFVTKINSSGSALVDSTYLGGSGNDFGSGIAVDASGAVYVGGGTASTNFPTATPLQAANAGGVADAFITKIIPGGPQVKIVESGGSTNVAESGTTDTYTVVLTNQPTANVAIALNTDTQIQPIAGITFTPTNWFVPQTVTVSAVDDAVTETSPHSGPIAHTAISTDANYNGATASFIVNGTAGNTVNANITDNDTAGVTITPANTTATEGGATGKYSVKLNTQPTAPVTINLATGSEIQPITALTFTATNWNVEQTVAVKAVDDNLVEGNHAGAIAHTATSTDTNYNSITIPAVSVAITDNDTAGFSIAPTDITATEGGANGSYKVKLTSEPKAAVTISFNTGDQLNPIATPITFDSTNWNVEKTVTVSAIDDNLAQGTHSGTISHTVTSTDANYNAKAIPNVTASITDNDSPGVSIVQSEGETAIAESGATDSYGVLLTTAPTANVTINFDTGSQINAIAPLTFTPNNWNVAQNVTVTAIDDSIAQGSRSGTIAHTSVSTDTNYNNLTISPVTATIADNDTTGVSISPESTTATEGGATSSYTLKLNSQPTAPVTISFDAGNQINAIGAITFDATNWNVAKPVTVTATDDAAVEGNHAGAIGHTSTSSDVKYNSITISPVNVAITDNDTAPTPTPPTPPIPPTPPTPPTPTPPTPTPPTPTPPTPTPPIPPTPPTPPTPTPTPPTPTPTPTPTPTPTPAGITVNPTSGLITTEAGQTATFNVQLNTLNIPPTGDVKIDLASSNTAEGTVSPQSLTFNSTNWNQPQTVTVTGVDDFAIDGDKAYTIVTNPAVSTDNKFNGLNASDIAVTNNDNDSNIPAQDLAGNTASTARVLNVSSDLRNYSDSVSSNDPDYYKFTIGADNDFNLAVSGFTGDINLELLDSNQNVISTAQSSGAGSKLINRILEHGTYSIRVSSVNSAQTPYNLNLSAVPRLAGVTTTGYEGPAVTNPQSNSPSSSILRGINNNLLTNNLSTSLIDSNFLDSVLFSGVGGNSNASSFVNNFLPADFSGGFDAIPTGNDPYNTKTASVSNKLIDLDKFRATPRFSGIDGSGFSVAVLETGINLNHPFFGPDSDSNGISDRIVYNYDFADGDADASDKDGHGSNIASIIASQDPTYTGMAPGAKIIDLKIRKDTIPAGSSDEINKFPYVEQALQWVLQNADTYNIASVCMAFGSGESFTSPISLYGIGDELAALAAKNIIVVSSSGNRYFQYQNPPGVNYPSADPNSLSVSAVYNSNIVPEPYPYTSYFGSATANTTAADRIAPFSQRNGQLTTVFAPGAPITGAGLAGDPTTASGAPINTYHGSSQATAHIAGIAALAQQLAQKELGRKLTPKEFGNLLKQTGVTINDGDDEDDNVKHTGLNFKRVDVLALGEAIAGGGVVQNRPPQEKIHLAYYYKEFNQDIQNVYTDPDGDLISYKLTREDGSPLTSSFNSSWLGFSFDSNKNTIKFTGTPPVFNINGKPLSFVRPFKVKLTATDPAGASSSQTFKITKVNGRWVIDNYIAGAKVFLDANKNGVLDAGEPSTNTDGNGAFNLDIPFETFDKNANGEIDSNEGNLVAFGGTDTATGLPLETPVTAPADATVVTLLTTLMVDLVDRGIESDRAESLVKSALAIPADVAIADFDPIAATNDTEPGGVATLAAMVKVQNVITQTAALIDGASSAATNEIVKAVVSSITSQIQSGTVLNLSNAATLEPIIQQSAAKIQQIDPSFNSQKVTSITSQAATVMATANQRIDSAVSNPTGTSIPESVARVQQVTLGPTTQDFKEVGAGTKTISQVVTENTGAALDTKIQAVILPAGIATPVVTGDADLGSNSPNRILGTNGDDTLTGDSPNNVLLGLRGNDSLDSGVGNDTLFGGKANDTLLGGNGEDVLFGNRGADILNGDDDNDILLGGNGDDLLNGGLGNDSLTGGDGNDRFLLSPNSGIDLILDFEDGIDLLSLGNGLTFSQLSFTQENSATFIRLSATGEILAALNGVSSTLINVADFG from the coding sequence ATGAGCTCTCAAAATCAACAGGCATCTTACGGTCAAATTCCCTTAAGTTTTATTGCAAATGCTGGACAAACTGACCCCAATGTGAAATTCCAGGTTAAAGGTGCTGGTCACAGCATCTTTTTTAGTCCAAACGAAATCGCCTTCGTCGCTTTCCAGCAACCGAATGAACCGGGAAACCAAGCCACAAATTCTTCAATTGTCCGCAGCAGCTTAGCCAACAGCAACCCGAATCCCACAATTTCCGGGCTGGAACAATTGCCGGGAGTTGCTAACTTTCTGTTAGGCGAAGATTCTAGTCAATGGCAGACTAATGTGCCTACTTTTAACGGTGTTGTTTATCAAAACGTCTATCAAGGAATTGACCGCGTTTTCAAAGGCACAGAAGGACAACTTAAAAGCGAGTTTTTAGTTGCACCTTTTGCCGATCCGAGTCAAATTAAGATGAACTATAGCGGTGTTAACGACATCCGGTTGCGTGACGACGGGGCGCTGATATTAGAAACACCGCTAGGCGAATTAATTGATAACGCACCGATAGTTTATCAAGATATAAACGGACAGCGGGTGAATGTTCCCGCAGCTTACAATTTATTAGGAAACGGTCAAGTTAATTTTAGTTTGGGAAATTTTGACCCCTCTCAACCCCTAGTTATTGACCCGGTTTTAGCTTACTCCACTTACCTAGGCGGCAGCGGCAATGAGAATGCCAACCGCATCACCGTAGATAGCACAGGTGCGGCTTACATTATTGGAACTACTTTTAACAATTTTCCGACTACTCCTGGTGCATTCCAAACTACACCAGGGGGTCAATCTGATATCTGGGTTACGAAAGTTAACCCCGAAGGAACTGCCTTAGTTTACTCTACATATATTGGCGGCCCTAACAATGATGAAGGTTTTGACATTGCCGTAGACAGTCAAGGAAATGCTTATTTAACCGGGCCTGTCAATCCGGGTTATCCAACTACAGCCGGTTCTTTTAAACCTACAGCAGATATTACGAGTGCTGCTGTAACTAAACTCAATGCAGCAGGGAATTCGTTAGTTTATTCTACTTTTTTAGGCGGTAGCGCTATCGCCAATGGTGGTACTTTTTTCGGCGCTAGCGGGAGTAGCCTCGGCAACGGCATTAAAGTAGACAGTAGCGGTAATGCTTATGTTGTCGGGCCGACATACGGTGGTTTCCCCACCACTGACACTGCTTCCCAGTTTAATTACGGAGGCGGACTGGATGGGTTTCTTGCTAAAGTTAATCCCACCGGCAGTGCTTTAGTTTACTCTACCTACTTGGGCGGTAGCGGTACCGATGATGCTAAAGCCATTGCACTAGACAATTCTGGTAATGTCTGGGCTACCGGAAATACGGATTCGACTAACTTCCCGCTGAACTCAGCTAATGATACACTTACAGGCGGTGTTGAAGCTTTTGTCAGTAGATTTAACGTTGATGGCGCACTTACTTATTCCACTTATTTAGGTGGCAGCGGTGAAGATAAAGGTAATGATATCGCTGTAGATAGTTCTGGAAATGCCTATATTGTGGGAAATACCTCTTCAATTGATTTTATTGTATCTGCTGATGTTCCTATAGCTCCTAAGATTATAAATACTCCGATTCAAGCTGCTAATGCAGGTGGTGCTAAAGACGCTTTTGTCCTCAAGATACGTGCTAATAACTCTTTGGCTTATTCAACTTATTTGGGCGGTAGCGGAGATGAGAATGGCGATCGCATTACTGTAGACAGTGCGGGTAATGCTTATGTGACAGGAAATACGACTTCGACTAATTTCCCGACTAAGAATGCTATTCAAAGTATCAGCGGCGGCGGGCAAGATGCTTTTGTCACGAAAATCAATTCATCGGGTTCTGCCTTAGTTGATTCTACTTATCTCGGTGGCAGCGGTAACGACTTCGGTAGTGGTATTGCGGTGGATGCTTCTGGTGCAGTTTATGTAGGGGGAGGTACTGCTTCTACTAATTTCCCAACAGCAACTCCTTTGCAAGCCGCAAATGCGGGAGGTGTTGCTGATGCTTTTATTACTAAAATAATTCCTGGCGGGCCGCAGGTTAAGATTGTTGAGTCAGGCGGCAGCACTAATGTAGCAGAAAGCGGGACGACGGATACTTATACAGTTGTGCTCACTAATCAGCCTACTGCAAATGTGGCGATCGCACTTAACACCGACACTCAAATTCAACCTATTGCTGGCATTACTTTCACTCCAACTAACTGGTTTGTACCGCAAACAGTGACAGTAAGTGCAGTTGATGATGCAGTAACAGAAACTTCACCACACAGCGGCCCGATCGCCCATACTGCTATCAGTACCGATGCCAATTATAACGGGGCGACTGCAAGTTTTATCGTCAATGGCACTGCTGGCAATACCGTCAATGCTAATATTACCGATAACGACACCGCAGGCGTTACCATTACTCCTGCTAACACGACTGCGACGGAAGGCGGTGCAACTGGAAAATATAGCGTTAAATTAAATACTCAACCGACAGCACCTGTTACGATTAACTTGGCTACAGGCAGTGAAATTCAACCAATTACCGCACTTACTTTTACCGCTACTAATTGGAATGTCGAGCAAACTGTAGCGGTGAAAGCAGTTGATGACAATTTAGTTGAAGGAAATCATGCAGGTGCGATCGCCCATACTGCTACCAGTACCGATACTAACTATAACAGCATCACAATTCCGGCTGTTAGCGTCGCCATTACCGATAACGACACGGCAGGTTTCAGCATTGCACCTACGGACATAACTGCTACAGAAGGCGGTGCAAATGGCAGTTACAAAGTCAAGCTAACTTCGGAACCGAAGGCAGCGGTTACTATCAGTTTCAATACTGGCGATCAACTTAATCCGATCGCCACACCTATTACTTTTGACAGCACTAATTGGAATGTTGAGAAAACTGTCACTGTCAGTGCGATCGACGATAATTTAGCACAAGGAACCCACAGCGGCACGATTTCTCACACAGTTACGAGTACCGATGCCAATTATAATGCGAAAGCCATTCCCAATGTGACAGCATCGATTACTGATAACGATAGTCCCGGTGTTTCTATTGTGCAATCAGAAGGGGAGACAGCTATTGCTGAAAGCGGTGCAACGGATAGCTACGGCGTACTTCTGACTACCGCACCTACTGCAAACGTCACGATTAATTTTGATACGGGCAGTCAAATTAATGCGATCGCACCTCTGACTTTCACCCCGAATAATTGGAATGTGGCGCAAAATGTCACTGTTACGGCGATCGATGACAGCATAGCGCAAGGAAGCCGCAGCGGCACGATCGCTCATACGTCTGTCAGTACAGATACTAATTATAACAACCTGACGATTTCTCCCGTGACTGCCACGATTGCTGACAACGACACGACTGGTGTGAGTATTTCACCGGAGAGCACAACTGCTACAGAAGGCGGTGCCACAAGCAGTTATACACTCAAGTTAAATTCGCAGCCAACTGCACCCGTTACTATCAGTTTTGATGCGGGAAATCAAATAAATGCGATCGGTGCAATTACCTTCGACGCTACCAACTGGAATGTTGCCAAACCCGTCACAGTAACGGCTACAGATGATGCGGCTGTAGAAGGAAATCATGCGGGGGCGATCGGGCATACTTCTACCAGTAGCGATGTTAAATATAACAGCATCACCATTTCCCCTGTTAATGTCGCCATTACTGATAACGACACTGCCCCAACCCCAACACCTCCAACACCTCCAATACCTCCAACACCTCCAACACCTCCAACTCCAACACCTCCAACTCCAACACCTCCAACTCCAACACCTCCAACTCCAACACCTCCAATACCTCCAACACCTCCAACACCTCCAACACCAACCCCAACACCTCCAACACCAACCCCAACACCAACCCCAACACCAACCCCAACACCTGCTGGAATTACCGTTAATCCTACAAGTGGATTAATCACCACAGAAGCAGGCCAAACAGCAACATTTAATGTTCAACTCAACACCTTAAACATCCCACCTACTGGCGATGTGAAAATAGATTTAGCAAGTTCCAATACAGCAGAAGGAACAGTTTCCCCGCAATCGCTTACATTCAACTCTACTAATTGGAATCAGCCGCAGACAGTAACGGTAACAGGTGTTGATGACTTTGCTATTGACGGGGATAAAGCTTACACCATTGTTACTAACCCAGCGGTCAGTACGGATAACAAATTTAACGGATTAAATGCGTCCGATATCGCTGTCACCAATAACGATAATGACAGCAATATCCCAGCACAAGACTTAGCTGGAAACACGGCAAGTACAGCCCGCGTACTCAATGTAAGTTCCGATCTCAGAAACTACAGTGATTCAGTCAGTAGTAACGATCCAGATTACTACAAATTCACGATCGGTGCTGACAATGACTTCAACTTGGCAGTCAGCGGATTTACGGGAGATATTAATCTGGAATTGCTTGACAGTAATCAAAATGTCATCTCAACTGCACAAAGTTCGGGTGCTGGCTCAAAATTAATTAACCGCATTTTGGAACACGGGACTTACAGCATTCGAGTTTCTTCAGTTAATAGCGCTCAGACTCCATACAATTTGAATTTGTCGGCTGTACCTCGTCTTGCAGGTGTCACCACTACAGGATATGAAGGCCCTGCCGTCACAAATCCCCAGTCAAATTCACCTAGCAGCAGCATTTTGCGCGGCATCAACAACAATCTACTCACTAACAATCTATCCACTTCCCTGATTGATAGCAATTTCCTCGACTCAGTGTTGTTTAGTGGTGTTGGTGGTAATAGTAATGCTTCAAGTTTCGTTAATAACTTCTTGCCAGCAGACTTTTCTGGTGGTTTTGACGCTATCCCCACCGGCAACGACCCCTATAATACTAAAACTGCCAGTGTATCCAATAAACTGATCGATCTGGACAAATTCCGCGCCACACCGCGTTTTTCCGGTATTGACGGCAGCGGTTTCTCTGTAGCGGTATTAGAAACTGGCATCAACTTAAACCACCCATTCTTTGGCCCTGACAGCGACTCAAACGGCATCAGCGATCGCATCGTTTATAACTACGATTTTGCCGACGGCGACGCGGATGCTAGCGACAAAGACGGACACGGATCGAACATTGCCAGCATTATTGCTTCCCAAGACCCAACCTATACAGGGATGGCACCAGGGGCTAAGATTATCGACCTCAAAATCAGAAAGGATACTATACCTGCTGGTAGTTCAGACGAAATTAATAAGTTTCCGTATGTTGAACAAGCCTTGCAGTGGGTATTGCAAAATGCAGATACTTACAACATTGCCAGCGTTTGTATGGCATTCGGCAGCGGTGAAAGTTTTACCAGTCCTATTTCACTCTACGGTATTGGAGATGAACTGGCAGCATTGGCGGCGAAGAATATAATTGTTGTCTCTTCATCAGGCAACCGTTACTTCCAGTACCAGAATCCTCCAGGTGTAAACTACCCTTCAGCCGATCCGAATTCGCTATCGGTCAGCGCGGTATATAACTCCAACATTGTTCCTGAGCCTTACCCTTATACAAGTTATTTTGGATCGGCAACCGCAAATACCACTGCTGCCGATCGCATTGCTCCTTTTTCTCAGCGTAACGGGCAATTAACCACTGTTTTTGCACCAGGAGCACCTATCACCGGGGCTGGCCTAGCTGGCGATCCCACAACCGCCTCTGGCGCTCCCATAAACACCTATCACGGTAGCAGTCAAGCTACAGCCCACATTGCCGGCATTGCAGCATTAGCCCAACAGTTAGCACAGAAAGAATTAGGCCGCAAACTGACACCAAAGGAGTTTGGCAATCTTTTAAAACAAACCGGTGTCACTATCAACGACGGCGACGATGAAGACGACAACGTTAAGCATACCGGTCTTAATTTCAAGCGCGTCGATGTGCTGGCTTTGGGTGAAGCTATTGCTGGAGGAGGTGTTGTTCAGAACCGTCCGCCACAAGAGAAGATTCATTTAGCCTATTACTATAAGGAGTTTAATCAAGACATTCAAAATGTCTACACCGATCCGGATGGCGACTTAATCTCCTACAAATTAACTCGAGAGGATGGCAGTCCTTTAACCAGCAGTTTCAACAGTAGCTGGCTGGGATTCTCTTTCGACTCTAACAAGAACACCATCAAATTTACTGGCACTCCACCAGTGTTTAATATTAATGGAAAACCATTGAGTTTTGTAAGACCGTTTAAGGTTAAGTTAACCGCCACCGACCCTGCAGGTGCTAGCAGTTCTCAAACCTTCAAGATAACGAAAGTTAACGGTCGCTGGGTAATTGATAATTACATTGCAGGTGCCAAAGTATTTTTGGATGCCAATAAAAATGGTGTTCTTGATGCTGGCGAACCATCAACTAATACTGACGGCAACGGTGCATTTAATCTCGATATCCCCTTCGAGACTTTCGACAAAAACGCCAATGGGGAAATTGATTCAAATGAAGGCAATTTAGTTGCTTTTGGCGGCACTGATACTGCTACGGGTTTGCCTTTAGAAACGCCTGTTACTGCACCTGCTGACGCTACTGTGGTCACACTGTTAACGACTCTGATGGTGGACTTGGTAGATCGGGGAATTGAGAGCGATCGGGCCGAATCTCTGGTCAAATCTGCTCTTGCCATTCCCGCTGATGTTGCGATCGCAGATTTCGATCCGATCGCGGCCACCAACGACACCGAACCGGGCGGCGTCGCAACTTTGGCAGCAATGGTAAAAGTTCAAAACGTCATCACTCAAACTGCTGCTTTGATTGACGGTGCTTCCAGTGCAGCTACTAATGAAATTGTCAAGGCTGTTGTCAGTTCAATTACGAGTCAAATTCAATCGGGCACGGTTTTAAACCTCAGTAACGCAGCCACTTTAGAACCAATCATTCAGCAAAGTGCCGCGAAAATTCAGCAGATTGACCCCAGTTTCAACAGTCAAAAAGTTACCTCAATTACCTCGCAAGCTGCGACTGTAATGGCAACAGCAAATCAGCGCATTGATTCTGCTGTCTCCAACCCAACAGGAACATCAATTCCTGAATCAGTAGCCCGCGTCCAACAAGTAACTTTGGGCCCAACTACTCAAGACTTCAAAGAAGTTGGTGCGGGAACTAAGACAATTTCCCAGGTAGTTACTGAGAATACTGGTGCTGCTTTAGATACCAAAATTCAAGCTGTGATATTACCTGCTGGGATTGCAACTCCTGTTGTCACCGGCGACGCAGATTTGGGCAGCAATTCTCCGAATCGCATTCTCGGTACAAATGGCGATGATACCCTGACTGGCGACAGTCCAAATAATGTTTTGCTGGGTCTGAGGGGCAATGATTCCCTGGACTCTGGCGTGGGGAATGACACTCTTTTCGGCGGCAAGGCTAACGATACTTTGCTTGGCGGTAACGGTGAGGATGTCTTGTTTGGCAACCGGGGTGCTGACATTTTGAACGGCGACGATGACAACGATATTCTGCTGGGAGGTAACGGTGATGATTTGCTGAATGGCGGTTTGGGAAATGATAGTTTGACAGGAGGTGATGGCAACGATCGCTTCTTGCTCTCTCCCAATTCTGGTATCGATCTTATCTTGGATTTTGAAGACGGAATAGATTTGCTTTCTCTAGGCAATGGTCTTACTTTCTCCCAACTGTCCTTTACTCAAGAAAACAGTGCAACTTTCATCCGTTTGTCAGCAACCGGAGAAATTTTAGCCGCTCTCAATGGGGTATCCTCCACTCTAATTAATGTCGCCGATTTTGGCTAA